A window of Agrobacterium tumefaciens contains these coding sequences:
- a CDS encoding type I secretion system permease/ATPase, which produces MGFQNHQQTPPQSLMVAVVAPLKGTFLGVALISGVVNILALTAPLFMLQIYDRVLASGSVPTLVGLGILALGLYCFQCLLDIIRARILIRIGEDFDTRYAARVHDAVVRLPLVRPMPGDGLQPLRDLDNVRGFLSGMGPTAFFDLPWIPLYLGLCFLFHVWIGVTALAGAILLVCLTILTIIFSQKPSRDTMVQNMVRNRQLETSRRNAEVVQAMGLGRRLGQRWQHSNDAYLAANRSAGDVVSGLGNIAKSLRVVLQSAILAVGAWLVIKQEASAGVMIASSIMMGRALAPVDLAISNWKSLVAARQSWARLKELFSRVNADGTTMALPRPEKELLVENVTIVPPGKRKPTVTGLGFNLTAGHALGVIGPSGSGKSTLARVLAGVWTPAAGKVRLDGASFEQWDREALGRHIGYLPQGVELFDGTIGENISRFEDSPDPEAIIAAARAAGAHELILRFEKGYDNDIGEAGSALSAGQRQRIGLARALYGDPFIVVLDEPNANLDAEGEAAVVSAISSVKTRGGIAVVVAHRPSAIGAVDFVLMLEEGQMRALGPCDEVLSKVLRRPRGQAGKGFTASAQTISPLRVVANAQPKTPALEGSGRDADDEA; this is translated from the coding sequence GTGGGCTTTCAGAACCACCAGCAGACACCGCCGCAGTCTCTGATGGTGGCGGTTGTCGCGCCGCTTAAGGGCACGTTTCTCGGTGTTGCGCTCATCAGCGGTGTCGTCAACATTCTGGCGCTTACGGCGCCGCTCTTTATGTTGCAGATTTATGATCGGGTGCTTGCGAGCGGCAGCGTTCCGACGCTGGTCGGTCTCGGCATTCTCGCCCTTGGGCTTTATTGTTTCCAGTGTCTGCTCGATATCATTCGCGCCCGCATTCTGATCCGCATCGGCGAAGATTTCGATACGCGTTATGCCGCAAGGGTGCATGATGCGGTGGTCCGCCTGCCGCTCGTCAGACCTATGCCGGGTGATGGCCTGCAGCCGCTGCGCGATCTCGACAATGTGCGCGGCTTTCTCTCCGGCATGGGACCGACCGCTTTTTTCGACCTGCCGTGGATCCCGCTTTATCTCGGGCTGTGTTTTCTGTTCCACGTGTGGATAGGCGTGACGGCGCTTGCCGGTGCGATACTGCTGGTTTGCCTCACGATCCTCACCATTATTTTCTCTCAGAAGCCCAGCCGTGACACCATGGTGCAAAACATGGTCCGCAACCGGCAGCTCGAAACCTCGCGGCGCAATGCTGAAGTCGTACAGGCCATGGGACTCGGCAGACGTCTCGGCCAACGCTGGCAGCACTCCAACGACGCCTATCTCGCTGCCAACCGCAGCGCGGGCGACGTGGTCAGCGGTCTCGGCAATATCGCGAAATCGCTGAGGGTCGTGCTGCAATCGGCAATTCTTGCTGTCGGGGCGTGGCTCGTCATTAAGCAGGAGGCGTCCGCTGGCGTGATGATCGCGAGTTCGATCATGATGGGCAGGGCGCTGGCCCCTGTCGATCTCGCCATTTCGAACTGGAAGTCCCTGGTGGCCGCGCGGCAGAGCTGGGCGCGGCTGAAAGAGCTTTTCAGCCGCGTGAACGCCGATGGCACCACCATGGCCTTGCCCCGGCCGGAAAAAGAACTGCTGGTCGAAAACGTCACCATCGTTCCGCCGGGGAAGAGAAAGCCCACCGTCACCGGCCTCGGCTTCAACCTGACCGCTGGCCATGCGCTTGGTGTCATCGGTCCTTCGGGCTCGGGAAAATCCACACTTGCCCGCGTTCTCGCGGGCGTCTGGACACCGGCGGCGGGGAAGGTGCGGCTGGACGGTGCGAGTTTCGAACAGTGGGACCGTGAGGCGCTTGGTCGACATATCGGTTACCTTCCGCAAGGTGTGGAGCTGTTCGACGGCACGATCGGTGAGAATATTTCCCGCTTCGAGGATAGTCCCGACCCCGAGGCAATCATTGCTGCTGCCAGGGCTGCTGGCGCGCATGAGCTGATCCTTCGGTTTGAGAAGGGGTATGACAATGACATCGGCGAGGCGGGGTCGGCGCTTTCTGCCGGGCAGCGCCAGCGCATAGGCCTCGCCCGGGCTCTTTATGGCGATCCCTTTATCGTGGTGCTGGATGAACCCAATGCGAACCTTGATGCGGAAGGCGAGGCCGCCGTGGTCAGTGCCATTTCTTCCGTCAAGACACGGGGCGGCATCGCGGTCGTCGTCGCCCACCGGCCCAGCGCCATCGGCGCCGTCGATTTCGTCCTGATGTTGGAAGAGGGGCAGATGAGAGCTCTTGGCCCATGCGACGAGGTCCTTTCGAAGGTGCTGCGCCGTCCAAGAGGTCAGGCAGGCAAAGGATTTACTGCATCCGCTCAGACAATCTCACCGCTTCGCGTCGTTGCCAATGCGCAGCCTAAAACGCCAGCGCTTGAAGGGAGTGGAAGGGATGCGGATGACGAAGCATAA
- a CDS encoding HlyD family type I secretion periplasmic adaptor subunit, whose protein sequence is MTKHNLHSPLSRSIRKHLVVGLVAGVALLGVVAGWAATTNLAGAVVASGHLVVDSYPKKVQHPSGGVVGEILVNEGDRVKTGDVVIRLDATQSRASLSIVSKRLDELTARMARLEAERDDLPALIFPQVLMMRKDQPDVASAMRSETKLFEFRKSYREGRKAQLYERITQFEHEIEGLKAQEVAYENGLALLQAEIASQKSLREQGVVSVQRLNTLQTQAATFGGERGEKIAYQAQTAGRITETKLQILQIDQELRTEVGRELREIQAQMGEFVERKVAAEDQLKRIDIVAPQSGFVHEMAVHTVGGVVTPAEPIMLIVPDDDQLALEVQIAPKDIDQLQVGQRAMVRLTAFNQRVTPELEGHVSRIAADVTIDQRSGLSYYLARISLAASERESLNKATLLPGMPAEVFIQTSERTALSYIAKPLMDQISRAFREE, encoded by the coding sequence ATGACGAAGCATAATCTGCACTCTCCTTTATCTCGCTCCATCCGAAAACACCTTGTCGTCGGCCTCGTGGCAGGCGTCGCGCTGTTGGGCGTCGTGGCGGGATGGGCGGCGACGACAAATCTTGCCGGGGCTGTGGTCGCGTCCGGTCATCTTGTCGTGGATAGCTATCCCAAGAAGGTGCAGCACCCGAGCGGCGGTGTCGTCGGCGAAATTCTGGTAAACGAGGGTGACAGGGTCAAAACGGGTGACGTCGTCATTCGCCTCGACGCTACTCAGAGCCGCGCCAGTCTTTCGATCGTCAGCAAACGTCTGGATGAGTTGACGGCGCGCATGGCGAGGCTGGAGGCGGAGCGCGACGATTTACCGGCGCTCATCTTTCCACAGGTGCTGATGATGCGGAAAGATCAGCCGGATGTCGCCTCAGCCATGCGTAGCGAGACCAAGCTGTTCGAGTTCCGCAAATCGTATCGGGAAGGGCGCAAGGCGCAGCTTTACGAACGCATCACTCAGTTCGAACATGAGATCGAAGGCCTGAAGGCGCAGGAAGTCGCATATGAGAATGGCCTTGCCCTGCTGCAGGCTGAAATCGCCTCGCAGAAATCCCTGCGCGAACAGGGCGTCGTTTCGGTGCAGCGGCTGAACACTTTGCAGACACAGGCGGCGACGTTCGGTGGCGAACGTGGGGAAAAAATCGCCTATCAGGCACAGACCGCCGGCCGTATCACCGAGACAAAACTCCAGATATTGCAGATCGATCAGGAGCTGCGCACTGAGGTCGGCCGGGAGTTGCGCGAGATACAGGCCCAGATGGGTGAGTTTGTCGAGCGCAAGGTCGCCGCCGAGGACCAGTTGAAGCGCATCGATATCGTCGCGCCGCAGTCCGGGTTCGTTCATGAAATGGCGGTTCATACCGTGGGTGGCGTGGTGACGCCTGCTGAACCCATCATGCTTATCGTCCCAGATGATGATCAACTTGCGCTCGAAGTTCAGATTGCGCCCAAGGATATTGACCAATTGCAGGTGGGGCAAAGGGCGATGGTGCGACTTACCGCCTTCAATCAGCGGGTTACACCGGAACTGGAAGGCCACGTGAGCCGCATCGCGGCGGATGTAACAATAGATCAGCGCAGCGGCCTCTCCTATTATCTGGCGCGCATTTCCCTTGCCGCATCCGAGAGGGAAAGCCTCAACAAGGCGACACTGCTGCCGGGCATGCCGGCTGAAGTCTTCATCCAGACAAGCGAAAGAACCGCGCTCTCCTATATCGCCAAACCGCTGATGGACCAGATCAGTCGCGCTTTCCGGGAGGAGTAG
- a CDS encoding SMP-30/gluconolactonase/LRE family protein codes for MNTQLAGQAIAMSQAKLLCDTMSTLAESPVWDERRQVLFWCDILGKTVRSAALEPGRYREWSFPHTVSSLGLCENGDLVVACGMDIVILDPENGAMRLLHSIPAPEGIPCRLNDGRIGPDGAFWVGTMHNVPLPDMKPHGELWRITEKSAERMQTGLTCPNGLAFSPDGSIMWQSDSVQKWIRRRRFDRGNGTFDEGVLVAEMTEETGRPDGGCLDSSGTYYSAGVSAGLLNVFGPDAGHGVALAVPVPHPTMPCFGGPDFDILFLTSHRHNMSEDRLKTAPFSGGVWMIPTEKKGFPGFRFGDAG; via the coding sequence ATGAATACCCAATTGGCCGGTCAAGCGATTGCCATGTCGCAGGCAAAACTTCTGTGCGACACGATGAGCACGCTCGCCGAATCCCCCGTCTGGGACGAACGGCGGCAGGTGCTTTTTTGGTGCGATATTCTCGGCAAGACAGTGCGGTCTGCCGCCCTTGAGCCTGGCCGCTACCGCGAATGGTCGTTTCCTCACACTGTATCGAGCCTGGGACTTTGTGAAAACGGCGATCTGGTCGTTGCCTGCGGCATGGATATTGTCATCCTTGATCCCGAAAACGGCGCGATGCGCCTCCTTCATTCCATCCCCGCACCGGAAGGCATCCCATGCCGGTTAAATGATGGACGGATTGGACCAGACGGCGCCTTCTGGGTGGGAACCATGCACAATGTGCCGCTTCCCGACATGAAACCGCATGGCGAGCTCTGGCGGATCACCGAAAAGAGCGCGGAGCGCATGCAGACGGGGCTGACCTGCCCGAACGGCCTCGCCTTTTCCCCGGACGGATCAATCATGTGGCAGAGTGACTCCGTCCAGAAATGGATACGCCGTCGCAGGTTTGACAGGGGCAACGGCACGTTTGACGAAGGCGTGCTGGTGGCGGAGATGACCGAAGAAACCGGAAGGCCCGATGGCGGCTGCCTCGATAGCAGCGGCACCTATTACAGCGCTGGCGTTTCCGCCGGCTTGCTCAACGTTTTCGGACCTGACGCCGGGCATGGGGTGGCACTCGCCGTTCCTGTTCCACATCCCACCATGCCGTGTTTCGGGGGCCCCGACTTCGACATCCTTTTCCTGACATCACACCGCCACAACATGTCAGAGGACCGGCTGAAAACAGCGCCGTTTTCGGGCGGTGTCTGGATGATTCCGACGGAAAAGAAAGGCTTCCCCGGCTTCCGCTTCGGGGACGCCGGATAA